In Aliivibrio wodanis, a genomic segment contains:
- a CDS encoding ABC transporter, permease, with protein sequence MNFITEHKIPVGQWMETGVDWLTINAAGFFDAISFFLETIILFLVDVFKWMPPALPILMTAAIAWYLHRKPSLVIFVVVALLTILNLGYWQEMLETFVLVFAATTISVLIGVPIGIMAAHRPWLYTVLRPILDLMQTVPTFVYLIPTLVLFGLGIVPGLISTIIFAIAAPIRLTYLGVTKVPGELIEAGKAFGASRMKLLLKVELPAALPSIMAGITQCIMLSLSMVVIAALVGADGLGKPVVRALNTVNISQGFEAGLAIVLVAIILDRLCKAPNQKEV encoded by the coding sequence GTGAATTTTATTACAGAGCACAAAATCCCTGTTGGGCAATGGATGGAAACAGGCGTTGACTGGTTAACTATCAATGCCGCTGGTTTTTTTGATGCCATTTCATTTTTTCTAGAAACTATTATCCTATTTTTAGTCGATGTATTTAAATGGATGCCACCTGCGCTTCCTATTCTTATGACCGCTGCTATTGCGTGGTATTTACACAGAAAACCATCATTAGTGATTTTTGTCGTCGTCGCATTACTCACTATTCTAAACCTTGGCTATTGGCAAGAAATGCTGGAAACCTTTGTCCTTGTTTTTGCAGCGACAACGATTTCCGTATTAATTGGCGTACCGATTGGAATAATGGCTGCACACCGACCTTGGCTCTATACCGTGTTAAGACCAATCCTTGATTTAATGCAAACTGTACCCACTTTTGTCTACTTAATTCCAACTCTCGTTTTATTCGGTTTAGGTATTGTTCCTGGGTTAATTTCTACCATTATTTTTGCTATCGCCGCCCCTATTCGTCTTACGTATCTTGGTGTCACAAAAGTGCCGGGAGAATTAATTGAAGCAGGCAAAGCGTTTGGTGCAAGCCGCATGAAATTATTACTCAAAGTAGAATTACCAGCAGCACTACCAAGCATTATGGCCGGCATCACCCAATGTATAATGTTGTCGTTATCAATGGTGGTTATTGCCGCACTTGTTGGTGCTGATGGCTTAGGTAAACCTGTTGTTCGAGCGCTTAATACCGTGAATATCTCACAAGGTTTTGAAGCCGGATTAGCCATTGTTCTTGTCGCTATTATTCTTGACCGCTTATGTAAAGCACCAAATCAGAAGGAAGTATAA
- a CDS encoding HTH-type transcriptional regulator, MarR family: MDKHEEVLVAIRQIIRAIDLQSKKLNKEYGLTGPQLILMRAIQSMHNVTIKELSNHTNVSQATTTTIIDRLEHNGYVQRIRSESDRRKVHANLTEKGTELLNNAPLSLQDNFVNKFHKLESWEQSLLLSSMQRVSSMMNAEDIDAAPVLQLESIAKI; the protein is encoded by the coding sequence GTGGATAAACATGAAGAAGTTTTGGTCGCTATTCGTCAGATAATTCGAGCTATCGATTTACAATCGAAAAAACTGAACAAAGAATATGGATTAACCGGTCCTCAACTTATTTTAATGCGTGCGATTCAAAGTATGCATAATGTAACGATCAAAGAGCTGTCAAATCACACAAATGTAAGCCAAGCGACAACGACTACTATTATTGATCGCTTAGAACATAACGGCTACGTTCAACGTATTCGTAGCGAATCTGATCGACGAAAAGTACATGCTAATTTGACAGAGAAAGGAACTGAATTACTCAACAATGCTCCTCTCTCTTTGCAAGATAACTTTGTGAACAAATTCCATAAGTTAGAATCATGGGAGCAGAGCTTACTGTTATCATCAATGCAACGAGTATCTTCTATGATGAACGCTGAAGATATCGATGCCGCACCAGTATTGCAACTTGAAAGTATTGCAAAAATTTAA
- a CDS encoding membrane transport protein gives MDNFITQLWFSASITGPICLMLFLGVALKRIHLINDNFIEVASKLVFQVTLPAMLFLSIVNAEHDFSSSSRLIIYGLIANFLFFYSQFFQLSLSLKTSKTMV, from the coding sequence ATGGATAATTTTATCACTCAACTGTGGTTTTCAGCATCAATCACTGGGCCGATTTGCTTAATGCTTTTTCTAGGTGTTGCCCTTAAACGCATTCATTTAATTAACGATAATTTTATTGAAGTCGCTTCAAAGCTAGTATTCCAAGTAACCTTACCTGCTATGTTATTTTTGAGTATCGTAAATGCTGAACATGATTTTTCATCCAGTAGCCGTCTAATTATTTACGGATTAATCGCAAACTTTCTCTTTTTTTATTCACAGTTTTTTCAACTAAGTTTATCTTTAAAAACAAGCAAGACCATGGTGTGA
- a CDS encoding ABC transporter, glycine betaine binding protein has translation MSLTKKTLATLAISSFAFNVYANQCETVRFADVGWTDITATTAVTSELLKGMGYKTKTDLLSVPVTYSSMANGDIDVFLGNWMPTMEGDIAKYREAGTVETVRANLEGAKYTLAVPKYVYDAGVTSFADLAKNADKFKDRIYGIEPGNDGNRIIQSMIDSDAFGLKEFSVVESSEAGMVSQVSRAVRRSQWIVYLGWAPHPMNSNVEMEYLSGGDEFFGANYGGASVYTNVRSNYLSECKNVGQLLQNLAFSLEMENELMENILNQKMTPEKAAQQWLNKNPQQVKAWLENVRSLQGDAANKSVTEYLKQVKA, from the coding sequence ATGTCACTTACAAAAAAGACACTTGCCACATTAGCGATCAGCTCATTCGCTTTTAACGTGTATGCCAATCAATGTGAAACCGTACGTTTTGCGGATGTCGGTTGGACAGACATCACCGCAACAACCGCAGTAACCTCTGAACTACTTAAAGGCATGGGCTATAAAACTAAAACCGATCTTCTTTCTGTTCCCGTCACTTACTCTTCAATGGCAAATGGCGACATTGATGTCTTCTTAGGTAACTGGATGCCAACAATGGAAGGGGATATCGCTAAATACCGTGAAGCGGGCACGGTAGAAACCGTTCGTGCCAATTTAGAAGGCGCTAAATACACACTTGCCGTACCAAAATATGTGTACGACGCAGGCGTTACAAGCTTTGCAGATTTAGCTAAAAATGCCGACAAGTTCAAAGACCGCATCTACGGAATCGAACCGGGTAATGATGGTAACCGTATCATTCAATCAATGATTGATTCTGACGCGTTTGGTCTTAAAGAGTTTAGTGTTGTTGAATCAAGTGAAGCCGGTATGGTTTCTCAAGTATCACGCGCCGTTCGTCGCAGTCAATGGATAGTGTATTTAGGCTGGGCTCCACACCCAATGAACAGTAATGTAGAAATGGAATACTTATCAGGCGGTGATGAATTCTTTGGTGCCAACTATGGCGGTGCAAGCGTTTATACCAACGTTCGCTCTAACTACCTTTCAGAATGTAAAAATGTTGGTCAGCTATTACAAAATCTAGCGTTCAGTCTTGAGATGGAGAATGAATTGATGGAAAACATTCTAAATCAAAAAATGACGCCAGAGAAAGCGGCTCAACAGTGGTTAAACAAAAATCCACAACAAGTAAAAGCATGGCTTGAGAATGTGAGATCACTGCAAGGTGACGCCGCAAATAAATCAGTTACTGAATACCTAAAACAAGTTAAAGCTTAA
- a CDS encoding ABC transporter, ATP binding protein, with protein MDAITIKNLDVVFGKKTKQALELLDQGKTRQEIIDEIGQVVGVDNVSLSVKEGEICVLMGLSGSGKSSLLRAVNGLNEVSRGELMIKNGDKLVDVALCDEETLRHLRTQRVSMVFQNFALMPWLTVLDNVAFGLEMQGIAKNERRARAREQIEMVGLAEWETKYPHELSGGMQQRVGLARAFTMDTDILLMDEPFSALDPLIRSQLQDELLLLQTKLNKTILFVSHDLDEALKIGNNIAIMESGKLIQHGKPEDIVLNPKTEYVKDFVAHTNPLNVLKGRSLMQPLDSLKQENNCWKICDAKDLWINQRQGKLNIEDQPTLTLIEWNESTTNLSSINHSTLVIANPEISMRDAIKLKQRSNHPILLVEHNQLVGILDNSEFYNALIGDFQLNSAA; from the coding sequence ATGGATGCCATTACTATAAAAAACCTCGATGTGGTGTTTGGAAAAAAAACTAAACAAGCGTTGGAATTATTAGACCAAGGGAAAACTCGCCAAGAGATTATCGACGAGATAGGCCAAGTTGTCGGTGTTGATAATGTCTCTCTTTCAGTTAAAGAAGGCGAGATTTGCGTTCTAATGGGATTATCCGGTTCAGGTAAATCAAGTCTGCTTCGCGCCGTGAACGGGTTAAATGAAGTAAGCCGCGGTGAGCTCATGATTAAGAATGGCGACAAACTTGTCGATGTCGCTCTGTGTGATGAAGAAACCTTACGCCATTTACGTACTCAACGTGTTTCGATGGTTTTCCAAAACTTTGCATTAATGCCATGGCTTACTGTGCTTGATAACGTCGCTTTTGGTTTAGAAATGCAAGGCATCGCAAAAAATGAACGCCGAGCAAGAGCACGTGAACAAATTGAAATGGTTGGCCTTGCAGAATGGGAAACAAAATACCCTCATGAACTTTCAGGCGGTATGCAACAACGGGTTGGTTTAGCCCGAGCGTTTACGATGGATACCGACATTCTATTAATGGATGAACCATTTTCGGCACTTGATCCTCTTATTCGATCTCAGCTTCAAGATGAACTTCTTCTATTACAAACAAAGCTAAATAAAACCATTTTATTTGTTAGCCATGATTTAGATGAAGCATTAAAAATTGGCAATAACATTGCGATCATGGAATCGGGTAAATTAATTCAACACGGTAAACCAGAAGACATCGTGCTTAACCCGAAAACAGAATACGTGAAAGATTTTGTCGCTCATACTAATCCATTGAATGTATTAAAAGGTCGTTCATTAATGCAGCCTTTAGACTCACTTAAACAAGAAAATAACTGTTGGAAAATTTGTGATGCTAAAGATCTTTGGATAAATCAGCGCCAAGGTAAATTGAATATTGAAGACCAACCAACGCTAACTTTAATTGAATGGAATGAATCAACGACAAATTTGTCTTCGATCAATCACTCAACACTGGTTATCGCAAATCCAGAGATTAGTATGCGTGATGCAATAAAGCTAAAACAGCGAAGCAATCACCCTATTTTACTGGTTGAACATAATCAATTAGTCGGGATTTTGGATAATAGCGAATTCTATAATGCGCTTATTGGTGATTTTCAGCTAAATAGTGCAGCGTAA